The genomic stretch CTCACCCTCCGATCCTGCGTGCCGCGAGAATTGATGTCTGCCacgtgcctctctctgcgtcgttcgCTACCCCTCGCGAATTCTCCGCAGGTcgctgcgcctgtctccctcgtgtctggcgggcgcctctctggcgccgctCACTTGGCTTccggccgaggaggcggtcgcgcctcgcgcgcctccgcttcgggTCTGCATGCCTCGTAGCGCTGTGTCTAGGTTTTCAGCGCTTCCGTTTGATGTTTTGGGTTTTCAGACTTCACCGCACTCTGCAAGGCGGTGACTTCCGTTTGTTCCTTGCGCGCTTCGAGGGCGACTTCTCGCTGGCGTTTTTGAATTCGCAAGGCGCCTTCGGCCTgtcctctctgcatgcggcggcgctgaaaCGCGCAGACGTCTGGCGGGTTGCGGAGGAAGTCTGCGTGGCGGACGCAAGACAAGCTatgagaggagaaaaacagaagaaGAACTGGAGtcaggaaggcgcgcgccgggtAGATGAAGCGGGGGACGACAAGcaaggagaagagacggaacagcggaagagaggagggaagATGGAAGCTGCCTGCGAGGCAAGAGATGAAGCGGAACGAGGGGCTGGTCACGGCGGTGATGAGGCCCTCATTTCCGCAGTGGAGCTTCTGCAGCttgcgcgggcgctggcgaagagaaaaacgagagaagaggagaacaCAACTCGAGGAGATTCGGTGGAGTACGAgggaaggaagaagaaaaaggtgcggaaagaaaagagaggcacGGATAGATCCGCcacgctgaagaagaaggacaAGATGCGGGCGCGACAGCCGGCAGACGCGGATGGCGAGATGAGGAGGCCAAAGAAATACCTCAACAAGAGGAAAAAAATCAAGATGTCTCTGAAGATAAGCAACCAAGGCGAGTCCGGAGGGGACTGTAAGACGAATTTGAAGAGGGAAAAAAAAGGGGAAGGCAAACGCGCGAAacttcgccggcgcgcgactTGAGGGAGAAAGAAGGAGCGAGATTCACAAGCGCAGCAGGCatgcgcgaggcagaaaaaaGTGACAGGATTGCCCTCTCACCCTTCGAAGCCTCGCAAGAATCGCGAGAAATGGATGCGACGGCTGCggggtggcggcgccggccttcgcCAGGGCAGTAGGGAGCTGTGAATGTGTTTTGAGGATTCTCCCGAGATGAATTCATGTTCCATGCAATACTACgtatatataagtatatatatgagtgCATCTTCCGTTTTATGGATTCACACGTGTAAATTTGCCCCGCTCCTTCGGTTACGTGTGTAGTGCGTTTGAATTCCGGGCTGCGCACTCCCTGTGCTGGTGAGAGGAGGCGTATATCAAAACGCGAGCTTTGTTAGTAGATTCGTCGTCTTGAACCGTTCTCCATCCGCCCTCCGCGTATTGTTACAGCTTCAGAATTTGGCTTTCTCGGTAACGAAACTCTTGTCAAGGTGCTCGAAGCTTTGAAAAGTAGAGGGAACTGCCAGGTCCACCCCGTACTCGTTGTTGAGCCACAGCGCAGCGCTCACGActgcgcagcggctctcTGGGTTTAAATCGATTCGAAGCAGCGACGGGAGAGACGTCCGagcctgtgtgtgtgtttcaAGTATACAGGCACGGCACACTCCGAAGTTACACGTCTTCATACGTCTCTCCAAACTCTCCCTCAAGCGTGGGTATATTTGTATTTTTTCGATGCACCACAGATGGAGCAAtcctacatatatacatatatacagagACAGGCAGGCGGATACTCATGCAGTTTAGCACCTTCTGATATGGATATCGCTCTACGTGTCGtgcctgtctgtctgtccctctctcttcacatacgtagatatatgtatatgtatcgCATTGACTATGAgggctgctgcatgcgtaCCAAGAACTGGAGAAGAAAACACCTATTCATTTATGTAAATCTCTCTCTTGTGCATCTAAACACACTTATACGCATGGAACGCTTTGCGTGAACCCAGTGCCATCTCCGAGAGCCAGTCAAGAAGATGTGAGCTCAGTGCAGCGGATGGTGTCGTCGGGCTTTCGCAGGGTTTCGTCGCCAGTGCGTGAGGGTCGGATGCGTAGGGCTCTCAGGGACGCTACGTGTTTAGCGAAACAAGCCGCGATGAGCTGCAGCACATCGCTGCGGCCTGCCAAAGCTCGCGAGTCTGGGGTCCTTTAAAAACTCGGTGAAAAATAAAACGGAATCTCTCTACACGCGTCTTCCAAGCCTTTCGAGCGCCCCAGGACCGCTCCACGCAAATCGAAAGTGACGGTCTCACGCGTCACACAGAGACACAGGAAACTCAACTTTGATTCCCACCTCCGGCTCTACGCATGCGACGGATGTCGCCTCCGTGGCATTCTATTGCTTTTCACAGTCTTCCTTGCCACGCGTTCGCTGGGCTGCACTCAGAGGCGGATGATTCAAAAGCTCCGCTTCAAAGGACAGTTCCAGAcgttcctctgcgccgcaagCCTGTTCCAGTCTTTCCATCGCCGGCGAACACGCcactgcgcgcctccgcggcgcgcccgcttcCTCTCGGATGACATTTCGGCGCGCGTCAACGTCTGTGCTTCTCTGTTTTCACCGTCCTGGTGCCGGCGTCTAGGTGGGATGGGCGCTCACCTCATCCGGCGTCCTCGCTACTGTGGAAgccccgcgcagctgcagggcgCACGCGCATCTCTGCCACCTCTTCTGCTTCAAAAACACCACATGACTCGACGATTGTGGGTTTTCATCCTCTTCTTGCTTAGACGGGAAACGAAAGTTACTCGCGCGCtgaggcgtctgccgcgaacgccctggcgagcgcggagggaCGACCGTGCCTACTTGGTCTCGAGGATGCTCCCACGTCTTCCTGCATTTTTCTCTTCAGATCAAACGATACGTGCCCCAGGCTGAGACCCTGGAGAGGCGAAACTTCAGCGGAAAATGACGGAGCAGCTGAAGACTCCGCGACGGCTGCAAAtgaaggcgcctgcgacgcacaggaggagggcggcgaggaggagggcggcgcagaacGCAGCGCcgatgcgcgtgcgcgccgaaAGTCCCGAGTTTCTGAAGGAGGAGAGTGTGAGGCAGTCAGGGCTTGCGGGCGCGTGGAGGGACAGaagaacgaggagagagactccTGAGACCGAGGCTCGggagctgctggagcgccgacggggggtggcggcgcggaagggaccgacgccagcgcagagaaggcacaCGCCCGCGGACAAGAAGGTGAGAGATCACCGAGGCGggaagcgagcgacgccggcgcataCGCGGGCAAAACATTCGAAGGCAGCGATCCCCGCGACTGggaagcagaaggcagcaaacacagagaagagacaggagtAGGAGAGGCGGTCAGGCTGGACGCTGAGGCAGCGTGGAGCCGTCCCCCCAGAGGCGCAGcaagcgaaggaggcgaagaaggcgaggaaggcgacgacggcgctgcaTGAAAAGCCGTAAAATGGTTTAACGACGCATATGAAGGAATGGACTTCGACGGAGGCTTGACGCCACCGTGCAATCCGGTGCctgaagacgcggaaggcaaCTGAGAGAGATTGACGCCTCCAGGCAGAGACAAAGGCGACACAGGTGTCGCCAGAGCGTGCGGAAGTCCGGCGTGCGAAGGCGTGCGAGTTGAGTgtgaagacgaagcagcgaggagagaggcggagagtcGGCGGAACGCagggcgaggctgcgcggacTCGGCTCGGGGAGCGACCAgcaggcagaagaaggcgcttTCTTCGActgaaggcgctggagaacAAAGAACAAACAGGTGAGGAGAAAGCAAACAAGGATGCCCCGTAGACAGAAAGGCTCCGCGCAGCAAGACAGGAGGCAGGCGATGCGGCGGTCTGCGTAAGCCGGGGTCGCAGGGTGAGCAGACACTAGCCGCATGAGCACGTATGTGGCGATGGCTGCATTTCGCTTCTGTCGATACCGGAGGCCCGGCCGTGAGTCTCTCACGTCTCGTGTGTGAGCCAGGTAGCGGAATTCTCGATGACGAACCGAGCCGAACGGTAACTAGGCACACGCGCTCAGGCTCCCCCCAGGCACACAAGCCTGCCCTGTGCGAGTCTACATGGCGGCACTGAGCCACAAGGGAAACACGTAGGAATGggcttcgcgcgcgttgATCCCGCCACGATGCGCACACCCCCCGTCGGAACAGAGTACGcatgcggcctgcgcgcttACGAAGAACGCGTCCTGCCGCCCagcctccaggcgccgcttccgcgctctcgccgGAGCCTCGTTCGCCACTGGATACACTCGCGCGGGGGTTGCTGCCAGGCGCCCCTGCCGCGACGCGGATGCATGCGTCCACGACTCCAGCAGCTGAGTAACCTTGCCTCCatctcgccgtcggcggctcgcgccctccttgGCCGCagtcggcgtcctcgtctgGGGAGGTGACTCGAAAGCCgcagcccccgccgcgccgcaccgcTCGGAGGTTCGCGTCtggggagaagacgcgcgccagCTCGACCGCGGCTGcttccgcttccgcgcctcgagggcgcgtgtcttcttcgcggctgcgcgcccttTCTCCTCCCGCTTGCTGGACTCTGCTGACGGTggtggagggcgcggctgATAGCGAAGCCGTGCTCACCTGAGCCGCCTCCCCTTCGACGCGAGATTCCCGCGCAAGCCCGGAGCTCAAGGGCGGCCCaaggcgcgctggaggagacacgcgagacGAACACAACAACAGGCGAGCCAGCAGAGCGAGAGTCAACGGATGAAAGAAACGACCTCGCAGGAATTGAAAGGCCAGCAAGCGGCGCACATGTTGAACGGGCTACAGGGCAGGCAAGAGATGCAGAGCGTGAGCCAAGCTCGAATGAAAACAAAGTCcgtggcgacgccgaggggtGTGCGTCTCTACGACGGCTCGAGCAAGCAGCACCTCCTGAGAAGCCTTCCGCTCGGATGTAGGCGTCAGGGGAGCAgtcgacgcagccgcgaaaGCCGCAATGCGTACAGCCGCCCTGTCTACGCTGGGGAAAaagcggcgcatgcggccgcagcagccgacgCAAGCGTCAGACGGCTCGCGAGCTTACCTTGAGATTCaccaggcgacgcggacgacgcgacCTGTTCAGTATCCGGAGATGGATGAGAGAAAGCATGTTgttcgcgtccgcggcagTCTGCCTCGTCCACGGTGGTCTCCTCCGTAGGCCGGCTGCCACGCGCCTCGGCTTCTTCCCGACTTCCAGCGTTTTCCGCGGCTTTTCTCCGTCTGTTTGTGTTAAACCATTCCCGCGTGCCTTGGCTTTGCCTCAGCTCTGGATGCAGCCGCAACTCCCTCTGGACTGCGCACAAGacgtgcggcggaggcgcggcacgcggcggcagcacatTCCTGAGTGACGTGCTCGGACAGCCTGCCCTCCCTGCCGCTTCACCGGCGATCTTttccgccctcgtcgcctccgtcccCTGGCTGCCAtcctgcgtcttctcgcccATCTCTCCGCTCCGCAACGTTCCTGCGTCACGGCCCCTCTCagcgctgtctcttcgcgcaGGTGCCTCTGCCTGACgctcgcgggctccgcgggctctcatgtctccttcggcgccctCTGAGAGGTCTctggagcggcagcgggaggcgctTCCGCGGGGCGGGCGGAGCCTTCGGGGGCGGTGCCGGTAAGCGctgggcgcgcggaggcgaaggaacgggcggagaagcgccgcccaGCACCGGCGGTAGACTGGAGACCAGCGAACGCGCGCCGGACTCGGCCGAGCGATTGCGAGCTCCACCACGAAGCCTTGAGTcaggagccgcagcagcgctgccACCGCTGAAGGAGGACACGGAGCGAACAGAGATGAAAACGAGAAAGGCACGACTCCACGGGCTCGCCTTGTGTGTGGGGTCCATCGCTAGCTGCCTGGACGTCCAGGGTGAGTTAAAGGCGCCTCGACCCTCAAAGTGCGTCAAAGTGGATCAGAGAAGAGGAACAGCGAATATACTGCACGAATACAATTGAAACGCATTGATAGTCAAGTCGATTTAGATCTCCACGCGTCCACGCCGGGGGCTCCGAGAGACCGTCCGACGACAgagtcgcggccgccgccatgTCCGCAGCTACAGATACAAATAAACACGCAGCTATATATAGCTGTATGTATACAGAATGGatacgcatgcatgtgtgtgtgagtAAGCATGTGACAGCATCAAGGCTGCATCCCAAAGGTCAGGCAgtcgctttttcttctcacCGACGGGGAGAGCGCATCTGGTCTCGGGGTCGACGAAGAAAACGCTAACGGTGTCTCGCGTCgggtcgctgcgcgagcgaagcACCTCGGCGAGTCTCCTTCGCTGTCCTATAAGGGACAgggcctccgcgaccgcgcttAGCGAGCCTCCCTGTGGCGCCGCGGTATCGATAGGACTTGGACTTCGGCATTTGCTCTCTCTTGCATCcgtttctctgttttccgcTCCTCCAAGAGCGCCTACAGCAGCTGTCTGTGCAAAGCCCGAGTCTGCTCCCGGGGCATCCGCAGAGTCACTCTGAGCGGCCTCACCAgagtcgcgctgctgcgtctgcgcgtctggcACCGCGTCGTGAACTGCGAGTCCACCGGCGTGTTCTGCCTCATCCAATCCGTCGCACGCAAAACGAACTCTCTCCGTGTGTCGTTTTTTCGCTGTgatctccttcgccgcctcctgaatcgtttccttcgtctcctcctgAATCGTTtcctgcgccgctccctctagcgtcgcggcttcgccaTCGCGGTCGctccctccctcgcggcAGATCGAGTCTTCACAAGACAGATCAGCGTCGCGCCTTGCCGCGGGAGACTCCGAGGCGTTGGAAGGACAtgggagaggcgaaggcctcgtCGCGATTTCGCGGCAGAGAGTCTTCTGCAGCAACTCACCAAACGTTGCGACGAACGGTCGCGAGGTCAAAAGGTGGAGCGCGACCTGTGGATTCGGGTTCGCAAAAGTGTAACTCTCGGATTCTTTCTGCCCGGTTCCAGTTGTCTCCCCgcagtccgcggccgcgcttccCGGGTGCGCCTCGGGTTCGGAGGGGTGCAAACGCGCAAcggaagcggaggcagagagtgacgagggagaagaaagcttGCCTTCCGCAGtgcccttcgcctccgcagcggatGCGTCGGGGAGGTCGCAACTGGGGCGTTGCAGCGAAGACAGCATgcgtccttcttcgcgaTTTCGAGTGTCATCCGGATTTCGGCATTTCCGCCTCGGGGGCTTCCACTCTCCGTGTGAGCTGAGATGCGCGGGAAGGAGACACCGAAGAAGATCAAGGAACGCTGCGAcgtgcgcgacgcggcgccgaatGTCCGTTCGTTGCCTCCGGTTCCCGACCAGCCTGCCTCGATGGCGCcactcttcttcgtctcctgaatccccctcctccccctcctccctttctgccgcggcctcctcgtcctctgcctcgtctctcgcttgcgcgtcttcagcgtcctctgcctcggctGAGTCATCGCTTCTCGAGTCG from Besnoitia besnoiti strain Bb-Ger1 chromosome X, whole genome shotgun sequence encodes the following:
- a CDS encoding hypothetical protein (encoded by transcript BESB_017190); this translates as MPLEEMIQEVYIHRDRMKRHIRSVDKNDIAAALLPTEKWDVQVSVHLRIYEHPEQTAAAAAAAQSGSEPQATEVDPVSSQQSRNRKTASPCLPPAQCLRAPPFSSEEVSSPPDASMAASDTAFVALTSSRGGENETSGGTGNSTAGSDSLSNTIRKDRKPRVALGTPAQVFSTSPASVSVPPEAAARETASGKNAVPVEGDLRAPATPKPVAPLADAPRDSPRVRIRTDLSRVADPAMAEAEAAVSAALQDAKEAHRAAKAACGEAVKAARAACLWRDPGLCPEGPIVQGAMKMPLEQLEEAAELLLRLLDGALRATAENEERQPTQRCEKAAAGLAGHDTPAGGRLRSTQTQKLLDRDGEAKPGDAEQPEADVDGVDGEEDSPDVASLLTATTALVLQAKRAQLRADVAIEAATEARARARLFRGELQARKQAQERERRVQDGDGFPRRFGVHDRSLAAPHSRPHPHGSVAPAGFTRNVGPARGTRVRSVVRSRDGGREKRAAWPSGEALGASLQTPAAPLSAAPGAEAPRLSHARSTRTGSAEDRKSERPASFAATSPPPRQGSAPIASVAPEGGAATDPGEQEEPALPPGFNEAGRRGRGKSTVLLGPAAAAQLRATTRQLASAALDRAAHGARPPESREAPAADAGGRRRAIFQSARGWTEADEDEREAARSRRQEGGPAVDGETADGRSQQRPGSWVGGGRAAGGGSPEAEAGQASSPGATADAATRRESRRRRLGCPPHAKGADAGEGVPGCNAPGQTAPAEARRLTAAPVRSCASASLSRSRAAPGFGPSAPSLEGRGARFASSAPSADGTSPASPCAAAQCSTGLRDLRRLRAFSAGQRLALRAFSVQARMPTAVSGGAALPRGWSAPGRSSEAPTPLRAFQSFADARGTVDSRGLQRAATLAGLPGFFSPACAGSSRLLGSSSFVSAQSLAATRRPSSRSLAPSPSPLSADFLERRKRALSAPGFASQAAAQPGESMRPRRLLSVWSGARGEQTPKEGRTTTRSRYYSKFASLYRAGLQGEEVDSRSDDSAEAEDAEDAQARDEAEDEEAAAEREEGEEGDSGDEEEWRHRGRLVGNRRQRTDIRRRVAHVAAFLDLLRCLLPAHLSSHGEWKPPRRKCRNPDDTRNREEGRMLSSLQRPSCDLPDASAAEAKGTAEGKLSSPSSLSASASVARLHPSEPEAHPGSAAADCGETTGTGQKESESYTFANPNPQVALHLLTSRPFVATFGELLQKTLCREIATRPSPLPCPSNASESPAARRDADLSCEDSICREGGSDRDGEAATLEGAAQETIQEETKETIQEAAKEITAKKRHTERVRFACDGLDEAEHAGGLAVHDAVPDAQTQQRDSGEAAQSDSADAPGADSGFAQTAAVGALGGAENRETDARESKCRSPSPIDTAAPQGGSLSAVAEALSLIGQRRRLAEVLRSRSDPTRDTVSVFFVDPETRCALPVAVAALLRLLTQGFVVELAIARPSPARVRWSPVYRRCWAALLRPFLRLRAPSAYRHRPRRLRPPRGSASRCRSRDLSEGAEGDMRARGARERQAEAPARRDSAERGRDAGTLRSGEMGEKTQDGSQGTEATRAEKIAGEAAGRAGCPSTSLRNVLPPRAAPPPHVLCAVQRELRLHPELRQSQGTREWFNTNRRRKAAENAGSREEAEARGSRPTEETTVDEADCRGREQHAFSHPSPDTEQVASSASPGESQARLGPPLSSGLARESRVEGEAAQVSTASLSAAPSTTVSRVQQAGGERARSREEDTRPRGAEAEAAAVELARVFSPDANLRAVRRGGGCGFRVTSPDEDADCGQGGREPPTARWRQGYSAAGVVDACIRVAAGAPGSNPRASVSSGERGSGESAEAAPGGWAAGRVLPPSVEESAFFCLLVAPRAESAQPRPAFRRLSASLLAASSSHSTRTPSHAGLPHALATPVSPLSLPGGVNLSQLPSASSGTGLHGGVKPPSKSIPSYASLNHFTAFHAAPSSPSSPSSPPSLAAPLGGRLHAASASSLTASPTPVSSLCLLPSASQSRGSLPSNVLPAYAPASLASRLGDLSPSCPRACAFSALASVPSAPPPPVGAPAAPEPRSQESLSSFFCPSTRPQALTASHSPPSETRDFRRARASALRSAPPSSSPPSSCASQAPSFAAVAESSAAPSFSAEVSPLQGLSLGHVSFDLKRKMQEDVGASSRPSRHGRPSALARAFAADASARE